A genomic region of Herbaspirillum sp. DW155 contains the following coding sequences:
- a CDS encoding CmpA/NrtA family ABC transporter substrate-binding protein yields the protein MPDAPETNLFHTYDAERAGQGCSCGRHGSQQQHEADVLAGQQRQQRGCDVEALTNDVVEEAVMRSLFPRVAERRDFLRAVGRNAARAAIASVLPLGSLQAMAQEKNGAPEKKDLKIGFIAITCAAPLIMADPLGFYRKQGLNVSLNKTAGWALIRDKMINKEHDASHFLSPMPMAMSMGVGSNATQMRVATIQNINGQAITLHTRHKDKRDPKQWKGFRFAVPFEYSMHNFLLRYYLAEHGLDPDRDVQIRVTPPPEMVANLRAGNIDGFLGPDPFNQRAVYDEVGFIHILSKEIWDGHPCCAFGTSEEFIRQNPNTFAALLRAVLTAAAMARDPANRSLVAKVISPPAYLNQPETVVEQVLTGRFADGLGNVRNVPGRADFDPVPWDSMGVWILTQMKRWGYIKGDVDYKAIAEKVLLLTEAKKHMKELGQPVPDGAYRKYSIMGKEFDASKADAYVNSFAIKRSA from the coding sequence ATGCCGGACGCACCAGAGACCAATCTGTTCCACACCTATGACGCCGAGCGCGCCGGGCAGGGCTGTTCCTGCGGCCGCCACGGCAGCCAGCAGCAGCACGAGGCCGATGTGCTGGCCGGGCAGCAGCGCCAGCAACGCGGCTGCGATGTGGAAGCGCTGACCAATGACGTGGTGGAAGAAGCCGTGATGCGTTCGCTCTTCCCACGCGTGGCCGAGCGCCGTGATTTCCTGCGGGCGGTGGGCAGGAATGCGGCGCGGGCGGCCATTGCCAGCGTGTTGCCGCTGGGCTCGCTGCAGGCCATGGCGCAGGAAAAGAATGGCGCGCCGGAAAAGAAGGATCTGAAGATCGGCTTCATCGCCATCACCTGTGCGGCGCCGCTGATCATGGCCGATCCGCTGGGCTTCTATCGCAAGCAGGGCCTGAACGTGTCATTGAACAAGACGGCCGGCTGGGCGCTGATCCGCGACAAGATGATCAACAAGGAACACGACGCCTCGCACTTCCTTTCGCCCATGCCGATGGCCATGTCCATGGGCGTGGGCAGCAACGCCACGCAGATGCGCGTGGCCACCATCCAGAACATCAACGGCCAGGCCATCACACTGCATACCAGGCACAAGGACAAGCGCGATCCCAAACAATGGAAGGGCTTCAGGTTCGCCGTCCCCTTCGAGTATTCGATGCACAATTTCCTGCTGCGCTACTACCTGGCCGAACACGGCCTGGACCCGGACCGCGACGTGCAGATCCGCGTCACGCCGCCGCCGGAAATGGTGGCCAATCTGCGGGCGGGCAACATCGATGGCTTCCTCGGTCCGGACCCGTTCAACCAGCGCGCGGTGTATGACGAGGTGGGCTTCATCCACATCCTCTCCAAGGAAATCTGGGATGGGCACCCCTGCTGCGCCTTCGGCACTTCCGAAGAATTCATCAGGCAGAATCCCAATACCTTCGCCGCGCTGTTGCGCGCCGTGCTGACGGCAGCGGCGATGGCGCGCGATCCGGCTAACCGCTCGCTGGTGGCCAAGGTGATCTCGCCACCGGCCTACCTGAACCAGCCGGAGACGGTGGTGGAGCAGGTGCTGACCGGCCGCTTCGCCGATGGCCTGGGCAACGTCAGGAACGTACCGGGCCGCGCTGATTTCGATCCGGTGCCCTGGGATTCGATGGGAGTGTGGATTCTCACGCAGATGAAACGCTGGGGCTACATCAAGGGCGACGTCGACTACAAGGCCATCGCCGAGAAGGTGCTGCTGCTGACCGAGGCCAAGAAGCACATGAAGGAACTGGGCCAGCCGGTGCCGGACGGGGCCTACCGCAAGTATTCCATCATGGGCAAGGAGTTCGATGCCAGCAAGGCCGACGCCTACGTGAACAGCTTCGCCATCAAGAGGAGTGCATGA
- the cynS gene encoding cyanase: MDRNQVTQKIVTAKVSKKMSWAQIAERIGQSKEWTTAAMLGQMTLTARQAAVAQEMFELTDEETLWLQIVPYKGSLPTAVPTDPLIYRWYEIVNVYGSTIKELIHEEFGDGIMSAIDFKMDIQRQADPNGDRVNVMLSGKFLPYKTY, from the coding sequence ATGGACCGCAACCAAGTCACCCAGAAGATCGTCACCGCCAAGGTCAGCAAGAAGATGAGCTGGGCCCAGATCGCCGAGCGCATCGGCCAGAGCAAGGAGTGGACCACCGCTGCCATGCTGGGCCAGATGACCCTGACCGCCAGGCAGGCGGCCGTGGCGCAGGAGATGTTTGAACTCACCGATGAAGAGACCCTGTGGCTGCAGATCGTGCCCTACAAGGGATCGCTGCCGACTGCGGTGCCGACCGATCCGCTGATCTATCGCTGGTACGAGATCGTCAATGTCTATGGCAGCACCATCAAGGAGCTGATCCACGAAGAATTTGGCGACGGCATCATGAGCGCCATCGATTTCAAGATGGATATCCAGCGCCAGGCCGACCCCAATGGCGATCGCGTCAATGTGATGCTGTCGGGCAAGTTCCTGCCCTACAAGACCTATTGA
- a CDS encoding ABC transporter ATP-binding protein, translated as MFLEVEHVSIRYPRTTHPAVEAVSLHLQPGELGALIGPSGSGKTSLLRAVAGLEPAQSGRIRLDGELLEGDGVRVPAEERRIGMVFQDFALFPHLDVAANIGFGLRGMARTQREEIVAQMLALVGLPQAASKFPHQLSGGQQQRIALARALAPQPRLLLLDEPFSSLDVELRERLAHDVRDILKRTGTTALMVTHDQMEAFAVADVVGVMRQGRLEQWDTPYALYHRPATRFAADFIGHGVLLRGEVQATADAGPQGEIEVRTAAGLLRGLPLEGAINAGGTQVDVLLRADDVMHDDASPLQARVVRKSFRGAQFLYTLALENGQPLLSLVPSHHDHAVGEWIGIRLEVTHLVTFPSMESSLAAAPSATVATTPAAAGSTA; from the coding sequence ATGTTTCTGGAAGTCGAACACGTCAGCATCCGTTATCCCCGCACTACCCACCCTGCCGTCGAGGCCGTCTCGCTGCACCTGCAGCCGGGCGAGCTGGGCGCCCTGATCGGCCCCTCCGGCAGTGGCAAGACCAGCCTGCTGCGCGCCGTGGCCGGGCTGGAGCCGGCGCAGTCCGGCCGCATCCGGCTCGACGGAGAATTGCTGGAAGGCGATGGCGTGCGCGTACCGGCCGAGGAGCGGCGTATCGGGATGGTGTTCCAGGATTTCGCGCTGTTCCCGCATCTGGACGTGGCGGCCAACATCGGCTTTGGTTTGCGCGGCATGGCGCGGACGCAGCGTGAGGAGATCGTGGCGCAGATGCTGGCGCTGGTCGGACTGCCCCAAGCCGCCTCCAAGTTTCCGCACCAATTGTCGGGGGGACAGCAGCAGCGCATTGCGCTGGCGCGCGCACTGGCGCCGCAACCGCGCCTGCTGTTGCTGGATGAACCGTTTTCCAGTCTCGACGTGGAATTGCGCGAACGCCTGGCGCACGATGTGCGTGACATCCTCAAGCGCACCGGCACCACGGCCTTGATGGTGACGCACGACCAGATGGAAGCCTTTGCCGTGGCCGATGTCGTGGGCGTAATGCGGCAGGGCCGGCTGGAGCAATGGGATACGCCTTACGCGCTCTATCACCGCCCGGCCACGCGCTTTGCGGCCGATTTCATCGGGCATGGGGTGTTGCTGCGGGGTGAAGTACAGGCGACGGCGGATGCCGGGCCGCAAGGGGAAATCGAAGTCCGCACCGCAGCGGGCCTCTTGCGCGGGCTGCCGCTGGAGGGCGCAATCAATGCGGGGGGGACGCAGGTCGATGTGCTACTACGCGCTGACGACGTGATGCACGACGACGCCTCGCCATTGCAGGCGCGCGTGGTACGCAAGTCGTTCCGGGGCGCGCAGTTCCTCTACACCCTGGCGCTGGAGAACGGCCAGCCACTGCTCTCGCTGGTACCCTCGCATCACGATCACGCGGTGGGGGAATGGATAGGAATCAGGCTGGAAGTGACGCATTTGGTGACGTTTCCGAGCATGGAATCGTCATTGGCGGCGGCGCCCTCCGCCACGGTGGCAACCACCCCGGCGGCGGCAGGCAGCACCGCCTGA
- a CDS encoding TAXI family TRAP transporter solute-binding subunit — protein MPNDKKLSAYAPSATRIRARFVAISWRDLAVSFGPIILLILIGAWLVIWLIRPAPPSSITIAAGPKDSNFWRVAERYKTLLARDGIRLDIVETGGSLDNLKRLADPDQNVDVGFVQGGLASAVPAEALEPLVSLGSISYVPVSVYYRVPPPRPDGRPAPPLRQLSELAGKRIAIGGQGSGSSVLAATLLKANGVEPGGSTQLLNIGGDEAAQELTSGKIDAAFLMGDSVSVATMGKLLRAPGIRILDFSQAEAYVRRFRYLNTLKMPMGVFDLARNLPARDTQLIAPTAELVARDDLHPALSDLLIAAAREVHGKANVMQKAGEFPAPLEHEYPISDDAARYYKSGKTFFYRTLPFWMASLLDRAVVIVLPVILLLIPGIRLVPMLYGWRVRSRIYRWYGELIALERGLSRESPQEQAEMLRRLDEIEIAVNRMKMPLAFADQFYVLREHIGFVRARLAAGVA, from the coding sequence ATGCCCAACGACAAGAAACTCTCCGCCTATGCGCCCTCGGCCACCCGCATCCGGGCGCGCTTCGTGGCCATCTCGTGGCGCGATCTGGCCGTCAGCTTCGGTCCCATCATCCTGCTGATCCTGATCGGCGCGTGGCTGGTGATCTGGCTGATCCGGCCGGCCCCGCCGTCTTCCATCACGATTGCCGCCGGTCCCAAGGACAGCAATTTCTGGCGCGTGGCCGAGCGCTACAAGACGCTGCTGGCGCGCGATGGCATCCGCCTTGATATCGTCGAGACCGGCGGCTCGCTGGACAACCTCAAGCGCCTGGCCGACCCGGACCAGAACGTCGACGTCGGTTTCGTGCAGGGCGGCCTGGCCAGTGCCGTGCCGGCCGAGGCACTGGAACCGCTGGTGTCGCTGGGCAGCATTTCCTACGTGCCGGTGTCGGTGTATTACCGCGTCCCGCCGCCGCGCCCGGATGGCCGCCCGGCGCCGCCGCTGCGGCAATTGTCGGAACTGGCCGGCAAGCGCATTGCCATTGGCGGGCAGGGCAGCGGTTCCAGCGTATTGGCCGCGACCCTGCTCAAAGCCAATGGCGTGGAGCCGGGCGGCAGTACCCAGCTGTTGAACATCGGCGGCGATGAAGCCGCACAGGAGCTGACCAGCGGCAAGATCGACGCGGCCTTCCTGATGGGCGATTCGGTCTCGGTGGCGACCATGGGCAAGCTGCTGCGCGCGCCCGGCATCCGGATTCTGGATTTTTCTCAGGCCGAGGCCTACGTGCGGCGCTTCCGCTATCTCAATACGCTGAAGATGCCCATGGGCGTGTTCGACCTGGCGCGCAACCTGCCGGCACGCGATACGCAACTGATCGCCCCCACGGCCGAGCTGGTGGCGCGGGACGACCTGCATCCGGCGCTCTCGGACCTGTTGATCGCAGCGGCGCGCGAGGTGCACGGCAAGGCCAACGTGATGCAGAAGGCCGGGGAATTCCCGGCGCCGCTGGAGCATGAATATCCGATCAGCGACGATGCGGCGCGCTACTACAAGTCCGGCAAGACCTTCTTCTACCGCACCTTGCCGTTCTGGATGGCCAGCCTGCTGGACCGTGCAGTGGTGATCGTGCTGCCAGTGATCCTGTTGCTGATTCCGGGGATCAGGCTGGTGCCGATGCTCTATGGCTGGCGCGTGCGCTCGCGCATCTATCGCTGGTATGGCGAACTGATCGCGCTGGAACGCGGACTCTCGCGCGAGTCGCCGCAAGAGCAGGCCGAGATGCTCAGGCGCCTGGATGAGATCGAGATTGCGGTCAATCGCATGAAGATGCCCCTGGCCTTTGCCGACCAGTTCTACGTGCTGCGGGAACATATCGGCTTCGTCCGCGCCCGCCTGGCGGCGGGTGTGGCCTGA
- a CDS encoding FadR/GntR family transcriptional regulator, protein MSFDPIVQKSISEQVAQRLLTMIRSGLLKPDQQLPPERELAAMLGVGRPAVREAIRGLALLGLLRIRQGEGTFVSSLETRELLEPLEMIIDLNPGTLEALFDARLIIETGVAALAATHMEEAELARLARNVEDEARLLSDPAAFSAADVEFHEAIIEACNNPFLQSIAGSLYMLGKKSRSITSRIPSTLERSLQDHREILDALKARDPQKASEAMRHHLLRVRDAYRSAGRSQDESVHD, encoded by the coding sequence ATGTCCTTCGACCCCATCGTCCAGAAATCCATTTCCGAACAGGTTGCCCAGCGGCTGCTGACCATGATCCGCAGCGGCTTGCTCAAACCTGACCAGCAACTGCCGCCCGAGCGCGAACTGGCGGCCATGCTGGGGGTGGGCCGTCCTGCGGTGCGCGAGGCCATTCGCGGCCTGGCGCTCCTGGGTCTGCTGCGTATCCGCCAGGGCGAAGGCACTTTCGTCAGTTCGCTGGAGACACGCGAACTGCTGGAGCCGCTGGAGATGATCATCGATCTCAATCCCGGCACGCTGGAAGCCCTGTTCGATGCCCGCCTCATCATCGAGACCGGCGTGGCCGCGCTGGCTGCCACGCACATGGAAGAGGCCGAACTGGCGCGCCTGGCGCGCAACGTCGAGGACGAGGCCCGGCTGCTGTCGGACCCGGCGGCGTTTTCGGCGGCCGATGTGGAATTCCATGAGGCCATCATCGAGGCCTGCAACAACCCCTTCCTGCAAAGCATCGCCGGCAGCCTCTACATGCTGGGCAAGAAGAGCCGCTCCATCACCTCGCGCATCCCTTCCACGCTGGAACGCAGCCTGCAGGATCACCGCGAGATTCTCGATGCGCTCAAGGCGCGCGATCCGCAGAAGGCGTCCGAAGCCATGCGCCACCACCTGCTGCGCGTGCGCGATGCCTATCGCAGTGCCGGGCGCAGTCAGGACGAATCGGTCCACGACTAG
- a CDS encoding ABC transporter ATP-binding protein — translation MDHNFLSVQGLSKRYAAGAPPVFEQVSFGIDRGEFVCVIGHSGCGKTTILNVLAGLEAASEGVVIMDRREVRGPSLDRGVVFQSHALMPWFSVLGNVVFAVRSRWPDWSRARAEEHARRFIEMVGLKGAEHKKPSELSGGMKQRVGIARAFSIEPKMLLMDEPFGALDALTRGVVQDELLKICAATHQTVFMITHDVDEAILLADKIFLMSNGPQACIAEVVINTLPKNRTREGMHHDPQFYRIRNHLVDFLVHRSRQIQAAQASGAARLPPRIVMPGLEQAVA, via the coding sequence ATGGACCACAATTTCCTGAGCGTGCAGGGCCTGTCCAAGCGTTATGCAGCGGGTGCGCCGCCGGTGTTCGAGCAGGTGTCCTTCGGCATCGATCGCGGCGAGTTCGTGTGCGTGATCGGGCACTCGGGCTGCGGCAAGACCACCATCCTCAACGTGCTGGCCGGGCTGGAAGCGGCCAGCGAGGGCGTGGTCATCATGGACCGGCGCGAGGTCAGGGGACCGAGCCTGGATCGCGGCGTGGTGTTCCAGAGCCATGCGCTCATGCCCTGGTTCAGCGTGCTGGGCAATGTGGTCTTCGCGGTGCGGTCGCGCTGGCCGGACTGGTCGCGTGCCAGGGCCGAGGAACATGCACGGCGTTTCATCGAAATGGTGGGGTTGAAGGGCGCAGAACACAAGAAGCCCTCCGAGCTGTCGGGCGGCATGAAGCAGCGCGTGGGCATTGCGCGCGCCTTTTCCATCGAACCCAAGATGCTGTTGATGGATGAGCCCTTCGGTGCGCTCGATGCCTTGACCCGTGGCGTGGTGCAGGACGAATTGCTGAAGATCTGCGCGGCCACGCATCAGACCGTGTTCATGATTACCCACGATGTGGATGAAGCGATCCTGCTGGCCGACAAGATCTTCCTCATGTCCAACGGCCCGCAGGCCTGCATCGCCGAGGTGGTCATCAATACGTTGCCCAAGAATCGCACGCGCGAAGGCATGCACCACGATCCGCAGTTCTATCGCATCCGCAATCACCTGGTCGATTTTCTGGTGCACCGCTCGCGCCAGATCCAGGCGGCGCAGGCCAGCGGCGCGGCGCGCCTGCCGCCCCGTATCGTCATGCCGGGGCTGGAGCAGGCGGTGGCCTGA
- a CDS encoding PAS domain-containing sensor histidine kinase: MHTDSFLPVPASAALAPPGGLLRDKLALLLDSTGEGIYGIDLEGRCTFINRAGAAMLGYAPAEVLGRNMHELVHHSHEDGGHYAEADCPILKAFRKGESCRVDQEVFWRADGSCFATEYSSYQIVDAGQVRGAVIAFSDISKRRQAEEQLQRAKAELEVRVAERTRELSAALRQVRQLSAHAHSVREDERTRIAREIHDELGSLLVALKLDVNWMAKRVAHLDPVARKCEAMSRLIETAVDNVGRIITDLRPSILDHQGLIAALEWQVQEFSEATELPCEVEFDIAPEAFVPDGAKATAAFRIFQEMLSNVARHAQATQVRIAVHLTPAELRMEVEDDGVGTPRAAQEAATSYGVMGMRERALHFGGALSIAGARHAPADGRPGTLVCLRLPHHTGRTLT, translated from the coding sequence ATGCATACCGATTCCTTCCTCCCCGTTCCGGCTTCTGCTGCCCTGGCCCCGCCGGGCGGCTTGCTGCGCGACAAGCTGGCGCTGCTGCTGGACTCCACCGGCGAGGGCATCTACGGCATCGATCTGGAGGGGCGCTGCACCTTCATCAACCGGGCCGGTGCCGCGATGCTGGGCTATGCGCCCGCCGAAGTTCTTGGCCGCAACATGCACGAGCTGGTGCATCACAGTCATGAGGATGGCGGCCATTACGCCGAGGCCGACTGCCCCATCCTGAAAGCCTTCCGCAAGGGCGAGTCCTGCCGGGTCGACCAGGAAGTGTTCTGGCGCGCCGATGGCAGCTGTTTTGCCACCGAGTATTCCTCTTATCAGATCGTCGATGCCGGTCAGGTGCGCGGGGCGGTGATTGCTTTCAGCGATATTTCCAAGCGGCGCCAGGCAGAGGAACAGTTGCAGCGCGCCAAGGCCGAGCTGGAAGTGCGCGTGGCCGAGCGCACCCGCGAGCTGTCGGCGGCGCTGCGCCAGGTGCGGCAATTGTCGGCGCATGCGCATTCGGTGCGCGAGGATGAGCGCACCCGCATCGCCCGCGAGATCCACGATGAACTGGGCAGCCTGCTGGTGGCCCTGAAACTGGACGTGAACTGGATGGCCAAGCGTGTGGCCCACCTCGATCCGGTGGCGCGCAAGTGCGAGGCCATGAGCCGCCTGATCGAAACCGCCGTCGACAATGTGGGACGCATCATCACCGACCTGCGCCCCAGCATCCTCGATCACCAGGGCCTGATCGCCGCGCTGGAATGGCAGGTGCAGGAATTCTCCGAAGCCACCGAACTGCCCTGCGAGGTCGAGTTCGATATCGCGCCCGAGGCCTTCGTCCCGGATGGCGCCAAGGCCACGGCGGCGTTTCGCATCTTCCAGGAAATGCTTTCCAACGTGGCGCGCCACGCCCAGGCCACGCAGGTGCGCATCGCCGTCCACCTGACCCCGGCCGAGTTGCGCATGGAAGTGGAAGACGATGGCGTGGGCACGCCCCGCGCCGCGCAGGAGGCGGCCACGTCCTATGGCGTGATGGGCATGCGCGAGCGCGCCTTGCACTTCGGTGGCGCACTGAGCATTGCTGGTGCGCGCCATGCACCAGCCGATGGCAGGCCGGGGACGCTGGTCTGCCTGCGCCTGCCCCATCACACCGGGAGGACGCTGACATGA
- a CDS encoding iron ABC transporter permease, protein MHIIGLLAVLIALPLFGILAAWFGLDAAGLDNLRQQMQTVLPGYLATSGWLALMVPLGVVIVGGATAVTVSLFEFRGRRWLSWALLLPMAMPAYVSAYAYTDFLQYAGAVQSTLRGWFPGWRMDVRGLAGAVCMFVFTLYPYAYLLARNALSERGMHLMEAARMLGTPLSERILRVALPLARPALAAGAALALMETLADYGVSAYFGLTTFTTGIYKAWVVLDDRIAAAQYASLLLLFVAVLLWLERREQGRMRFAAARGARGSEGAEARLPQLSRVQTLAAWMVCGLPVVLGFVLPVAILLQLWAGQRGSTDGAMPAFDLLRYAGWVWNSFRFGGMAAGAAIVLALGLCFALRATHLPRLQGAMLRLTARLAGMGYAIPGSVIAVGILLPVAWLQAVWPAAGLGVLLTASSLGVIYAYLVRFTAVAVQSVESGYTRIPASLDEAARTLGSSRTVIAWRLHMPLLWRSLAVAALMVFVDVVKELPATLLLRPFDTDTLAVIAHNLARDERLGEAALPAFSIVLVGLAPVLLVMRALDGKRRTDLQSGLPPA, encoded by the coding sequence ATGCACATCATCGGTTTGCTCGCTGTCCTGATCGCCTTGCCGCTCTTCGGCATCCTCGCTGCCTGGTTCGGGCTGGATGCCGCGGGCCTCGACAATCTGCGCCAGCAGATGCAGACCGTGCTGCCCGGTTACCTCGCCACCTCGGGCTGGCTGGCGCTGATGGTGCCGCTGGGCGTGGTCATCGTCGGCGGTGCGACGGCGGTGACGGTGAGCCTGTTCGAGTTTCGCGGGCGGCGCTGGCTGTCCTGGGCCCTGTTGTTGCCGATGGCCATGCCAGCCTATGTATCGGCCTATGCCTATACCGATTTCCTGCAATACGCGGGTGCGGTGCAGAGCACGCTGCGCGGCTGGTTCCCGGGCTGGCGCATGGACGTGCGCGGCTTGGCCGGCGCGGTGTGCATGTTCGTCTTCACGCTCTATCCCTACGCTTACCTGCTGGCGCGCAATGCGCTCAGCGAGCGCGGCATGCACCTGATGGAAGCGGCGCGCATGCTGGGCACGCCCCTGTCCGAACGCATCCTGCGCGTGGCCTTGCCGCTGGCGCGGCCGGCGCTGGCGGCCGGGGCGGCACTGGCGCTGATGGAGACGCTGGCCGATTACGGGGTCTCGGCCTATTTCGGATTGACCACTTTCACTACCGGTATCTACAAGGCCTGGGTGGTGCTGGACGACCGCATCGCCGCCGCCCAGTACGCTTCGCTGCTGCTGCTCTTCGTGGCGGTGCTGCTGTGGCTGGAACGGCGCGAGCAGGGCCGCATGCGCTTTGCGGCCGCCCGTGGAGCGCGCGGCAGCGAGGGGGCCGAGGCGCGCCTGCCGCAGTTGTCGCGGGTGCAGACGCTGGCAGCGTGGATGGTGTGCGGCTTGCCGGTGGTGCTGGGATTCGTGCTGCCGGTGGCGATCCTGTTGCAGCTGTGGGCGGGGCAGCGGGGCAGCACGGATGGGGCGATGCCGGCCTTCGATCTGCTCCGTTATGCCGGCTGGGTGTGGAACAGTTTCCGCTTCGGTGGCATGGCGGCGGGAGCTGCCATCGTGCTGGCGCTGGGCCTGTGCTTTGCGCTGCGCGCCACCCACCTGCCGCGCCTGCAGGGCGCGATGCTGCGTCTGACCGCGCGGCTGGCCGGCATGGGCTATGCGATTCCCGGTTCGGTCATCGCCGTGGGCATCCTGCTGCCGGTGGCCTGGCTGCAGGCCGTGTGGCCGGCGGCCGGACTGGGCGTGCTCCTCACGGCCAGCTCGCTGGGCGTGATCTATGCCTATCTGGTACGCTTCACGGCGGTTGCGGTGCAGTCGGTGGAGTCCGGCTACACGCGCATTCCGGCCAGCCTCGATGAAGCGGCACGCACCCTGGGCAGTTCGCGCACGGTGATCGCCTGGCGCCTGCATATGCCGCTGTTGTGGCGCTCGCTGGCGGTGGCGGCGCTGATGGTGTTCGTCGATGTGGTCAAGGAACTGCCGGCCACCTTGCTGTTGCGGCCCTTCGATACCGATACCCTGGCCGTGATCGCGCACAACCTGGCGCGCGATGAGCGCCTGGGCGAGGCGGCGCTGCCGGCCTTCTCCATCGTGCTGGTGGGGCTGGCGCCGGTGCTGCTGGTGATGCGGGCGCTCGATGGCAAGCGCCGGACGGACTTGCAAAGCGGCCTTCCGCCCGCATAA
- a CDS encoding response regulator transcription factor has product MSAAGDNIRILLCDDHRIVREGLKQILADTPDIEVAAECANGPDVLHRARVEAIDLVLLDIAIPQQDGLDVLRQIKQEMPRLPVLMLSTYPEKHYAARCYKLGAAGYLNKSADPAQLVEAIRKAAGGGLYVSAQMAETLASGLAQRATAPQRAAHESLSHREYQVFQLIAAGRSVKEIADQLELSPNTVSTYRSRILEKTGASNDVGIAMYAVRHQLLPV; this is encoded by the coding sequence ATGAGTGCGGCCGGCGACAACATCCGCATCCTGCTGTGCGATGACCATCGCATCGTGCGCGAGGGCCTGAAGCAGATCCTGGCCGACACGCCCGATATCGAGGTCGCCGCCGAATGCGCGAACGGGCCGGATGTCCTGCACCGCGCCCGCGTCGAGGCCATCGATCTGGTGCTGCTGGACATCGCCATCCCCCAGCAGGACGGGCTGGACGTGCTGCGCCAGATCAAGCAGGAGATGCCGCGCCTGCCGGTGCTGATGCTGTCCACCTATCCCGAGAAACACTATGCGGCGCGCTGCTACAAGCTGGGTGCGGCCGGCTATCTCAACAAGAGCGCCGATCCCGCGCAACTGGTAGAGGCCATCCGCAAGGCCGCCGGCGGCGGCCTCTACGTGAGCGCGCAGATGGCCGAGACGCTGGCCTCGGGCCTGGCCCAGCGCGCCACGGCACCGCAGCGGGCCGCGCATGAGAGCCTGTCGCACCGCGAGTATCAGGTGTTCCAGCTCATCGCCGCCGGGCGCAGCGTCAAGGAAATCGCCGACCAGCTGGAGCTGAGCCCCAACACGGTGAGCACCTACCGCAGCCGCATTCTGGAAAAGACCGGAGCGTCCAATGATGTGGGCATCGCCATGTACGCGGTGCGCCACCAGTTGCTGCCGGTCTGA